tcGAAGCCGGATCCGCCTTTGAAATTTACCATCGCTAGCGTCCTCAGACGAGGTTAACGCATTCTGTGCCTTGCTGGCGGCTGGTGCGCCGGCCGCTCGTTGAGGTCCGGGAGTTCAGGAGGCATCAGGAGTGTCAGCAGGGATGGAACGTAGCTTCTCTTCGGCTAGTGTACGGTATTATGGTATTCAGGCTATGTATTTCCTCGACGGGACAAGCTGACACGGAGCGACTGCACGTGTGCCGGAAAGACCAGAATGGCAGTCAGTTCATTCAGTTCTGCCTCGAAGTTCCCGATGGAGTGTTTGCTAGAGTGCTGTAACCTGGAGACCTTCCACATAAGGTTCAGGTACAATTGTGGTGACTATCTACGTGTTGCGAAAATTGCCGAGCCGCGGTGCTCCTGATTTAATGTCAGAAAGTCAGAACCGACCCACGACGAGCAGCACCAGAGGGGCCGTGTTCAGACTGAGGCATCAGTATATGTTGAATCATTATACGGTCCAGTCTCGTGCCTGACACAGTCTCGCCTAACGTTTTTGTGGCGCATGACTGTACACAGTCCTTTTCCCGGGTAGACCCAACAGAATCAGACACACATGGCCGTTAACGTTCTCAACGAACCTTCTGACAGTCTGGGAAAGATACAACCGTACCGGTTGCACCAAAATATATAGAACTTAAGCCAGTGGCATTCTCCTATTCAGAGAGCACCAGACGCCGAATCACCCGCTGTGGCTGCAACAAGAGGGAATTTTGAATGCAGTCACGCGCGCATCCACATAAAAAACgttacacacacacacacttcGACCACTGCTGTAATACCTTGAGCAACGGTCAAGACCACGCAGTCAACACATCGTTCATCACCAGAAGGCAAAcatgcgaagaaacgcagcggATATCTCAGAAATCGTCTGCAGTGATGAAGATCCTTTTGAAGAGGCGGTCCTAAATTGTTTCCAGTCACTACACGTTCGGCTGCGCGATGTCGCGAGTGTAACTCCTCTCTGCACCCCCTTGTTTCTAGCTGGTGGTTTTCGAGCGTGCATGTTCCTGACAAGTGGTTCCGAATTCCGGACTACATTCTAAGAAGTCCATCTTCAACAACCTTTGGAGCGGATGACACGTTCCTGTCGCTCCACTCACACGTCATTCGCTTCCCATGTCTGCTGCTCGAATTCAAGGGAGAACGCGCAGCCACGACGCACTCAGCATTCCAGCCGCATGCGTTGACGCCGGCGGCGCCGTGGTGGGGTTCGGTCAGAAGAGTGGCTGGACCCAGAGAAAAGTACGATCCCTCTGCTGAAGCCACCGGCTCTGTTGTTCGCGTAGGTGCACATGCGGCAGAAGCCGGCACAGCTGTGGACACTGGCGCAGGCACCGGGGTGCCTGGACCAGATGCGACCCACGAGAGTGGGACCGTCGCTCCTTGCAGCGTGGATCCTGGAATCGCTGCAGCTGACACGGACGATGCTGGCACCGCTGAGGGGACAAATGAGACTCGCATCGGTGCTCGCACAGACGATGGCAGGACAGTTACAGATCCGCGAGCAGGCGCCGGCACTCGTTCCGCCGGCAAGACCACAGAGCTGGGGTTTCCCCAGACGCCCGCGCTACCGTCCTCTGGCGGATAGGGGGAAGTGACACCGACGAATCCAGGTTGCTGCAGCGCAGGAATGGAAAATCCCGGGGGCGGCTGCCCCCACCCCATACAGAAGAAACCCCAGGACCCGACAGGTTTAGTGGCCGCGTTCCCAGCCGCCGCCTCAGGTGTCTCGAGTCCTCGAAGAGCCGCTGCAATTCCCTTCAGAGCACCTGCGATCTCATCCACTTGACCTCTGGGTTTTCCAGGCTCTCCTGGTTGGCTCGACGGCCTGCTCGTTGTGGAGGGTTCGCCTCGTCCTTCTGTCGCGAGGCGTCGGTCAGTGATTTGAACTGGGTGAAGCGCCTGCTGAATAGAATTAACAGGTGTCGCCGCTGACACCTCCTGCACTGAAGGACGCGGAATCGAATTTGCGTCGCTTGCGCCTCCGTAGAGGCACGACGCCTCTGTCTCAGCGCCTCCAAAAGGCTCTCCCGACTTCGAGGCGAGGACTGCCTCCGCGCCAGAGGTCTCCAGAcaagtctgcatgcgtttctccgaCCTCTGCCGCTTCCGCCGCTCACGTCGTGACTCTGGCTGTGTGCGCGTAGCAGAGTTGCTCCCCGGAGTGTGCGGGTTTCTCCCACCAACACCTCGCGAAGAGGCTTGAGCTGGCCGGACACGAGCTCTGCGAGATTCACCAACATGTTCCCACCCCGGTTCTCGAGAAGCGGGAgcaaaaaagcgagaaatcGCTGCATCTGCTGCGGCCGCGGCCGAGCGGCGAGGCCGGTGAGGCACCATTTCCGAAGGCGTGTCAACGGTGGAGGGAACAGACGCAATGGCTTGCGCCTCTCCGCCGCTGGGTTCGGTGGCCGCCCCCTTCATGTGTCCTGCGGCTTTGTCTCCCAAAAAAGCGTTGTTTTTCGAGGGCCAACTGATAGATAGGACAGGTTCCAGGCGAAGGGGAACTTCCGCCGTGGCTTGTGGCCTCACTGAGGAGCTTCTGGCGTTCCGCAAAGCACGGTCAAAATACCCTGCAATTCAAAGTGATATACAGGTAATCAATGAAGAGAAGGCGGTCTTCGACGGCACACCCGACAGAACAGATCTAAACAGGACTACCTCCAAAGGCGAGTTTCAGCCACGGCTCGCGCGGCATTGCCGAGACCGTAGACTGAGAAGCTTGCTGTGAATTCGTGGGGCTGCGGGATTTGTGAATTCACGGTAGCGgccggaagaagcgaagggggggggggatACGAGCCGGCCTTCCCGACGTAGGTCCAAAACTGTGTACGAAGTTCGTCTAGTTGAAACAGAGAGTCGCTGCCTTTCTCGCTACAATCTTTGACCTGCAGATCTCCTAAAACGGTTGCTACACTACATCTAGAAGCGCACTAGGCAACTGCGTTGACACCTCCGGGCAGACTCatcgccgtctcctcgctgttcGCGAGTCGCGCCAGGCGCACTCCGTCGTCCAAATCTCAAATATCACAGGAGAGTATGTCGGAACGCAGTTAGTGCGGATCGGCTAGGAAGCCGCTTTCCCTGTGGATGGAAGGCTTTGACAAGAGAATAGTTTCTGATCCACTTCCGGGAAATTTGGAATGATGGACCCTAGACGCTCAGCAGCTTCTGTGTAGTAGTCAGCAACTGGAAGTCGGGCAAAAGGAGAACGACGGACTAATTCGCGTTTCCATTTGCGGACACCAGCGGCAGCAA
This Toxoplasma gondii ME49 chromosome VIII, whole genome shotgun sequence DNA region includes the following protein-coding sequences:
- a CDS encoding hypothetical protein (encoded by transcript TGME49_270050) — protein: MKGAATEPSGGEAQAIASVPSTVDTPSEMVPHRPRRSAAAAADAAISRFFAPASREPGWEHVGESRRARVRPAQASSRGVGGRNPHTPGSNSATRTQPESRRERRKRQRSEKRMQTCLETSGAEAVLASKSGEPFGGAETEASCLYGGASDANSIPRPSVQEVSAATPVNSIQQALHPVQITDRRLATEGRGEPSTTSRPSSQPGEPGKPRGQVDEIAGALKGIAAALRGLETPEAAAGNAATKPVGSWGFFCMGWGQPPPGFSIPALQQPGFVGVTSPYPPEDGSAGVWGNPSSVVLPAERVPAPARGSVTVLPSSVRAPMRVSFVPSAVPASSVSAAAIPGSTLQGATVPLSWVASGPGTPVPAPVSTAVPASAACAPTRTTEPVASAEGSYFSLGPATLLTEPHHGAAGVNACGWNAECVVAARSPLNSSSRHGKRMTCEWSDRNVSSAPKVVEDGLLRM